The following are from one region of the Mixophyes fleayi isolate aMixFle1 chromosome 7, aMixFle1.hap1, whole genome shotgun sequence genome:
- the NUDT9 gene encoding ADP-ribose pyrophosphatase, mitochondrial isoform X1 gives MRTMQPRLLGRAPLLFRTALGVCGLRSSCQGCPANHRAPLVPSSVALAYWCRNRSCLPVMASHIKALTSPYPGTQMERWPVPPGKVIWSVDWPEYRPVQYTALSVLAQPVWADPPQSKDGFRPRYNALDGLVQRTSFEGTYHVENGTPRNPKGRTGVIGRGLLGRWGPNHAADPIITRWKRNAAGKKMTHRDSGRPILQFVAIQRKDCGQWAIPGGMVDPGELVTATLRREFCEEALNSLESGGGEKDTEDRIQTLFSQDHLPIYRGYVDDPRNTDNAWMETQAVNYHDETGDMLEQVALEAGDDAGKVQWVEVSSSCSLYANHAQFIQMVAEKRGAHW, from the exons ATGCGCACTATGCAGCCCCGGCTCCTGGGCAGGGCTCCTCTGTTGTTCCGGACAGCGTTAGGTGTGTGTGGACTCCGCTCTTCGTGCCAGGGCTGCCCGGCCAATCACAGAGCTCCCCTCGTACCCAGCAG TGTTGCGTTAGCTTACTGGTGCCGTAACCGCAGCTGCCTACCTGTGATGGCAAGTCATATCAAGGCGCTGACTTCTCCTTACCCCGGGACACAGATGGAGAGGTGGCCAGTGCCCCCAGGAAAAGTCATCTGGTCGGTGGATTGGCCGGAGTATCGGCCTGTTCAGTACACGGCCCTATCTGTGCTCGCTCAGCCAGTGTGGGCAGACCCTCCCCAAAG TAAAGATGGCTTCCGCCCACGGTACAACGCTCTTGATGGGTTGGTACAGAGAACAAGTTTTGAAGGGACATACCATGTCGAGAACGGAACCCCAAG AAACCCCAAAGGACGGACAGGGGTGATAGGAAGAGGATTACTAGGGAGATGGGGACCCAACCATGCAGCGGACCCCATTATAACGAG GTGGAAACGTAATGCTGCGGGCAAGAAGATGACACATAGAGATTCGGGACGACCCATCTTACAGTTTGTAGCGATACAGAGGAAAGACTGTGGGCAGTGGGCTATCCCTGGG GGGATGGTGGATCCGGGAGAGCTGGTGACGGCCACGCTGCGCAGGGAGTTCTGCGAGGAGGCGCTCAACTCTCTGGAGAGCGGAGGTGGAGAGAAGGACACAGAGGATAGAATCCAGACCCTCTTCTCTCAGGACCACTTACCG atatacAGAGGTTACGTGGATGACCCCCGTAACACAGATAACGCCTGGATGGAGACACAAGCTGTCAATTATCACGACGAGACAG GGGACATGCTGGAACAGGTAGCCCTAGAAGCTGGGGATGATGCGGGCAAGGTACAGTGGGTGGAAGTCAGCAGCAGCTGCTCCTTATATGCCAACCACGCCCAGTTCATCCAGATGGTGGCAGAGAAGAGAGGGGCACACTGGTAG
- the NUDT9 gene encoding ADP-ribose pyrophosphatase, mitochondrial isoform X2 has product MVNRVFTTASIAAGLAALGSVALAYWCRNRSCLPVMASHIKALTSPYPGTQMERWPVPPGKVIWSVDWPEYRPVQYTALSVLAQPVWADPPQSKDGFRPRYNALDGLVQRTSFEGTYHVENGTPRNPKGRTGVIGRGLLGRWGPNHAADPIITRWKRNAAGKKMTHRDSGRPILQFVAIQRKDCGQWAIPGGMVDPGELVTATLRREFCEEALNSLESGGGEKDTEDRIQTLFSQDHLPIYRGYVDDPRNTDNAWMETQAVNYHDETGDMLEQVALEAGDDAGKVQWVEVSSSCSLYANHAQFIQMVAEKRGAHW; this is encoded by the exons ATGGTGAATCGTGTATTTACCACGGCCTCCATCGCCGCAGGGCTAGCCGCTTTGGGAAG TGTTGCGTTAGCTTACTGGTGCCGTAACCGCAGCTGCCTACCTGTGATGGCAAGTCATATCAAGGCGCTGACTTCTCCTTACCCCGGGACACAGATGGAGAGGTGGCCAGTGCCCCCAGGAAAAGTCATCTGGTCGGTGGATTGGCCGGAGTATCGGCCTGTTCAGTACACGGCCCTATCTGTGCTCGCTCAGCCAGTGTGGGCAGACCCTCCCCAAAG TAAAGATGGCTTCCGCCCACGGTACAACGCTCTTGATGGGTTGGTACAGAGAACAAGTTTTGAAGGGACATACCATGTCGAGAACGGAACCCCAAG AAACCCCAAAGGACGGACAGGGGTGATAGGAAGAGGATTACTAGGGAGATGGGGACCCAACCATGCAGCGGACCCCATTATAACGAG GTGGAAACGTAATGCTGCGGGCAAGAAGATGACACATAGAGATTCGGGACGACCCATCTTACAGTTTGTAGCGATACAGAGGAAAGACTGTGGGCAGTGGGCTATCCCTGGG GGGATGGTGGATCCGGGAGAGCTGGTGACGGCCACGCTGCGCAGGGAGTTCTGCGAGGAGGCGCTCAACTCTCTGGAGAGCGGAGGTGGAGAGAAGGACACAGAGGATAGAATCCAGACCCTCTTCTCTCAGGACCACTTACCG atatacAGAGGTTACGTGGATGACCCCCGTAACACAGATAACGCCTGGATGGAGACACAAGCTGTCAATTATCACGACGAGACAG GGGACATGCTGGAACAGGTAGCCCTAGAAGCTGGGGATGATGCGGGCAAGGTACAGTGGGTGGAAGTCAGCAGCAGCTGCTCCTTATATGCCAACCACGCCCAGTTCATCCAGATGGTGGCAGAGAAGAGAGGGGCACACTGGTAG
- the LOC142098603 gene encoding nuclear factor 7, brain-like: protein MTCSICLNLHAGPVKLRCGHNICPDCMEKTRYNQQNEESTCHECRKPSEDTKVSCTYCMHTSVPAVKSCPTCEASFCDKHLNGHNKTAEHVLIEPTTSFCNRKCSVHKEVLNYYCSEDGAFVCASCWHIGEHRGHQVEPLNKASEMKKEKLTSVLKKRNSRKRRTQERIETLQKEMSSVKDKANCITNRVTALFMDIREQQETLERRILKEVSRQKEQILLSISERIHELEIKKDKLSRQISYTEELCKMTDPVAVLQGQKFDNSNTCLALEVNGRRMSGETVHGIHNLDEVLISMTLHKNLAKIVENVRQMKEFHVPEASDTVLDVNTAGDYVVVSGDMKTASKSKINLCRPETPERFYCVQVLSSRIFTTGRHTWEVEASDCGDWMVGVAYSSIERKGPLSFIGINNKSWCIQKSNNDYSVKHCSTVNPIYLKSYCQKFLIFLDYEAGQLSFYQLSDPICHLYTYTATFAEPLHAAFMVEDDAWVRIRS from the coding sequence ATGACTTGCTCCATTTGCCTGAACCTTCATGCAGGTCCTGTAAAGCTGAGATGTGGTCACAATATCTGTCCAGATTGCATGGAGAAAACAAGATACAATCAACAAAATGAAGAATCAACATGTCATGAATGTAGGAAACCATCTGAGGACACTAAGGTCTCCTGCACCTACTGTATGCACACTTCTGTTCCTGCTGTGAAGTCATGTCCTACATGTGAAGCTTCTTTTTGTGATAAGCATCTAAATGGGCACAACAAGACAGCAGAACATGTCTTAATTGAGCCCACCACATCCTTTTGCAACAGAAAATGCTCTGTTCACAAAGAGGTTCTGAACTACTATTGCTCCGAAGATGGTGCGTTTGTCTGTGCCTCCTGCTGGCACATCGGAGAGCATAGGGGACACCAGGTGGAGCCACTTAATAAGGCTTCTGAGATGAAGAAGGAGAAACTGACAAGTGTTCTGAAGAAACGTAACTCAAGGAAGCGAAGGACTCAAGAAAGAATTGAGACCTTGCAAAAAGAAATGAGTAGTGTGAAGGACAAAGCAAACTGTATAACAAACCGAGTCACAGCCCTCTTTATGGACATCCGAGAACAGCAGGAAACCCTAGAAAGGCGAATCCTTAAAGAGGTCTCCAGACAGAAAGAGCAGATTCTACTCTCCATTTCTGAAAGAATCCATGaactggaaataaagaaggataAGTTATCTAGGCAGATATCCTACACGGAGGAGCTGTGTAAAATGACTGATCCAGTAGCTGTCCTACAAGGACAGAAGTTTGATAACTCTAACACTTGTCTTGCTTTAGAGGTCAATGGCAGAAGGATGAGTGGTGAAACTGTCCACGGTATACACAATCTGGATGAGGTTCTCATCTCCATGACCTTGCACAAAAATTTGGctaaaattgtggaaaatgtaagGCAGATGAAAGAGTTCCATGTGCCTGAGGCCTCTGACACAGTACTGGACGTGAACACGGCTGGAGACTACGTGGTCGTTTCAGGGGACATGAAAACTGCGAGCAAATCAAAAATCAACCTGTGCCGACCAGAAACGCCAGAACGATTTTACTGTGTTCAGGTCCTCAGCAGCAGGATCTTTACCACGGGCCGGCACACCTGGGAGGTGGAGGCCAGTGACTGTGGGGATTGGATGGTAGGGGTGGCCTATTCCAGTATAGAAAGGAAAGGACCTCTCTCCTTCATTGGCATCAATAACAAGTCCTGGTGTATACAAAAATCTAACAATGACTATTCAGTGAAACATTGCTCGACAGTAAATCCGATATATCTTAAGTCCTACTGTCAGAAGTTTTTAATATTCCTAGACTACGAGGCTGGGCAGTTGTCCTTCTACCAGCTTAGTGACCCCATCTGCCACTTATACACCTACACGGCCACCTTTGCAGAACCTCTTCATGCTGCATTCATGGTAGAAGATGATGCCTGGGTGCGGATTAGGAGCTAG